A single region of the Niveibacterium umoris genome encodes:
- a CDS encoding ABC transporter ATP-binding protein, translating into MSKPMVKVENVGMAFDTKSGRFTALRDIDLDIAEGEFVSLIGHSGCGKSTLLNLIAGLTLPTSGYVICGGREVAGPGPERAVVFQNHSLLPWLTCFENVYLAVERVFGTKERKVKLKLRTEAALEMVHMAHAMHKYPHEISGGMKQRVGIARAFAMEPKVLLMDEPFGALDALTRASLQDELIGVMGKTGATVVMVTHDVDEAVLLSDRVVMMTNGPAATIGEILEVGLPKPRNRLELAHDPQFADCRAAILEFLYQKQMKKAA; encoded by the coding sequence ATGAGCAAACCCATGGTGAAAGTCGAAAACGTCGGCATGGCCTTCGACACCAAGAGCGGGCGTTTCACCGCGCTGCGCGACATCGACCTCGACATTGCAGAAGGCGAGTTCGTCTCGCTGATCGGCCACTCCGGCTGTGGCAAGAGCACCTTGCTGAACCTGATTGCCGGGCTCACCTTGCCGACCTCCGGCTATGTGATCTGCGGCGGGCGCGAAGTGGCCGGCCCCGGCCCCGAGCGTGCGGTGGTGTTCCAGAACCATTCGCTGCTGCCCTGGCTGACCTGCTTCGAGAACGTCTACCTCGCCGTCGAGCGGGTGTTCGGCACCAAGGAGCGCAAGGTCAAGCTCAAGCTGCGTACCGAAGCGGCGCTGGAGATGGTGCACATGGCCCATGCCATGCACAAATATCCGCACGAGATTTCCGGCGGCATGAAGCAGCGTGTCGGCATTGCGCGCGCTTTCGCGATGGAGCCCAAGGTGCTGCTGATGGACGAGCCCTTCGGCGCACTCGACGCGCTGACCCGCGCCAGCCTGCAGGACGAGCTGATCGGCGTGATGGGCAAGACCGGCGCGACGGTGGTGATGGTGACGCACGATGTGGACGAGGCGGTGCTCTTGTCCGACCGCGTGGTGATGATGACCAACGGCCCGGCCGCGACGATCGGCGAGATCCTCGAAGTGGGCTTGCCGAAGCCGCGCAATCGCCTTGAACTGGCACACGATCCGCAGTTCGCGGACTGCCGCGCCGCGATCCTCGAGTTCCTCTACCAGAAGCAGATGAAGAAGGCGGCGTAG
- a CDS encoding alpha-glucosidase, producing MSPAPWWKTCVAYQIYPRSFCDSNGDGVGDLRGIISKLDYLERLGIGMVWLCPVYASPNDDNGYDISDYEAIQPEFGTLEDWIALRDGLHARGIRLVMDLVANHSSDEHAWFVESRTAKDSGKRDWYIWRPPAADGGPPNDWQSVFGGPAWEFDGATGEYYLHLFSKKQPDLNWESTAFRTELFAMMRRWVALGIDGFRMDVINLISKPDGLGAGGNEGGMDRALNGPRMRDYLAEMRREVFAGTDLVTIGETPGMRLELAREITDERAPMLDMQFHFEHVDLDHAPGASKWDSTPMTMPALRATLSRWQEGMEPHGWNSLYLGNHDQPRAVSRYGDDGRYRRESATLLMTLLLTLKGTPFIYQGDEIGMANVAFDAITDYRDIETLNAWRWLTGERGLDAATALTMIRTKSRDNARTPMQWSAAPNAGFSSAKPWIAPNPDYTAHNVAAAEAAPDSVLHYTRRLIALRQRTPALHGGQYGLLDAEHPTLWLFERADATQRCLIALNFSDGRLPVPSAVASLPLRLGNYPPGDPATLRPWEARILAAPSHRSAP from the coding sequence ATGTCCCCTGCCCCCTGGTGGAAAACCTGCGTCGCCTACCAGATCTACCCGCGCAGCTTCTGCGACAGCAATGGCGACGGCGTCGGCGACCTGCGCGGCATCATTTCAAAACTCGACTACCTCGAGCGCCTCGGCATCGGCATGGTGTGGCTGTGCCCGGTGTATGCCTCGCCGAACGACGACAACGGCTACGACATCTCGGACTACGAGGCGATCCAGCCCGAGTTCGGCACGCTGGAGGACTGGATCGCGCTGCGCGACGGGCTGCACGCGCGGGGCATCCGGCTGGTGATGGATCTGGTCGCCAACCACAGTTCGGACGAACACGCATGGTTCGTCGAATCTCGCACGGCCAAGGATTCGGGCAAGCGCGACTGGTACATCTGGCGTCCGCCGGCGGCGGACGGCGGCCCGCCCAACGACTGGCAATCGGTCTTCGGCGGCCCGGCCTGGGAATTCGACGGAGCCACCGGCGAGTACTACCTGCACCTGTTCTCGAAGAAGCAGCCGGATCTCAACTGGGAGAGCACCGCCTTCCGCACCGAACTGTTCGCGATGATGCGGCGCTGGGTCGCGCTGGGCATCGACGGCTTCCGCATGGACGTGATCAACCTGATCTCAAAGCCCGATGGCCTTGGGGCGGGCGGTAACGAGGGCGGCATGGATCGCGCCCTCAACGGCCCACGGATGCGCGATTACCTTGCCGAAATGCGCCGTGAGGTATTTGCCGGCACGGATCTGGTGACGATTGGCGAGACACCCGGCATGCGACTCGAACTCGCGCGCGAGATCACCGACGAACGCGCCCCGATGCTCGACATGCAGTTCCACTTCGAGCATGTCGATCTCGACCACGCCCCCGGCGCCAGCAAGTGGGACAGCACGCCGATGACGATGCCCGCACTGCGCGCCACACTTTCGCGCTGGCAGGAAGGCATGGAACCACACGGCTGGAACAGCCTGTACCTGGGCAACCACGACCAGCCGCGCGCGGTATCGCGCTACGGCGACGACGGCCGCTACCGGCGCGAATCCGCCACGCTGCTGATGACCCTGTTGCTGACGCTGAAAGGCACGCCCTTCATCTACCAGGGTGATGAGATCGGCATGGCCAACGTCGCCTTCGATGCGATCACCGACTACCGCGACATCGAAACGCTCAACGCCTGGCGCTGGCTGACCGGGGAACGGGGTCTGGATGCGGCCACCGCACTGACGATGATCCGCACGAAGAGTCGCGACAACGCGCGCACGCCGATGCAGTGGTCGGCCGCGCCGAACGCCGGCTTCAGCAGCGCCAAGCCGTGGATCGCACCCAACCCGGACTACACCGCCCACAACGTCGCGGCGGCCGAGGCAGCCCCCGATTCGGTGCTGCACTACACCCGCCGCCTGATCGCGCTGCGCCAACGCACCCCGGCGCTGCACGGCGGGCAATACGGACTGCTCGATGCGGAGCACCCGACCCTGTGGCTCTTCGAACGCGCCGACGCCACGCAGCGATGCCTGATCGCACTGAACTTCTCCGACGGGCGCCTGCCCGTGCCAAGCGCGGTTGCGTCGCTGCCGCTGCGACTCGGCAACTACCCGCCGGGCGATCCGGCGACGCTGCGCCCCTGGGAGGCGCGCATCCTCGCCGCGCCATCACACCGTTCAGCCCCTTAA
- a CDS encoding PilZ domain-containing protein yields the protein MNNGFGDRERRTSVRIPLGSEAFIQPAASQHPPRKARCVDLSVDGMTLHTVYVPRPDEIFDVIVRPHEGPLAGPPMHVRAQVRRCHPVNGSQIYEVGVKILEVLK from the coding sequence ATGAACAATGGTTTCGGAGATCGCGAGCGCCGCACGTCGGTACGCATTCCGCTCGGCAGCGAGGCCTTCATCCAACCCGCTGCCTCGCAACACCCGCCGCGCAAGGCGCGCTGCGTCGATCTCAGCGTCGACGGCATGACCCTGCACACCGTGTATGTGCCGCGCCCCGACGAAATTTTCGATGTCATCGTGCGCCCGCACGAAGGCCCGCTGGCCGGCCCGCCGATGCATGTGCGCGCGCAGGTGCGGCGTTGCCACCCGGTGAATGGCTCACAGATCTACGAAGTCGGCGTGAAGATCCTCGAAGTGCTCAAGTAG